AACCACTCCTTCGACTTCAAGGGTCTTAACTACCTTCACCTTTTaggcctcctctagctccttatgaagtatggattcgcgaagatgatcccttctctcttgtttcatgtcaatagcatcattgggatcatgttgctcttggattgatggatgtgggtgctcttccatggatggtggtgatgggatagAGAGATCATTCTGTAGTTGAAAAagaagtgcactagagcttgagggttgattgttgaatgTATTTGGTGGTCCGATTTGGGCGGCGAGAGCTTGTATCATAGAGTTTAGATCGACAAATGCTCTCTCCATGggggtttggggtggataggagggttcatttgttgggagaaagggttcatggtaggaaggtggttcatcttgataatgataaggagatggtgtatattgaggtggtggttctgggtatggttcatatggtggttggtgtggtgaataaggattggggtcatatggaggtgaatggtggaaaggggcttgtgagtgtggtggttcaaagctatgttgaggaggtggttcattggcatatgatggggcttgttggtaactacaaggagGTCCACCATACCTATCATCTttgtatgcattgtagaatggtctttgtccatgatatcctggaaggtgttgttgcctaaagggttgatcaggtcctcttggctccatccatctttgattgctttgaccttgatgcatattcctgttatagcttcctcttcctgcaacatagttgtaaccagactcatagccaaaagggtgagagttcatagtagtagaagaaaataaaaataaaaactaacaaaaagaaaatattttgaaaaagatataatttttgaaaaaaattttgaactttgaaaaataagataagataagataattttttttttaaaataaaaatctgaaattttttttttgaaaaaatgtttacaataaccaataataaggcacacgtttgcaattcctcggcaacggcgccattttgaagggagaacttttgcgtggtctaagAATCTTTACAATTAAGtactcgttgcaagtatagctcttaaaccaacaaaagtcctttcttacaaacgttttgattgtcacaagtaacaaacccctttaaaattgataaccgagtatttaaacctcgggtcgtcttctcaaagaATTGCAGGAAGGTacgttcttattattggttatgcaaaggtatattttggagttttcaaaagggttgaacaagtaatataaaataacaagtcGTCAAAATAATAACTAGTAAagcttttggcaaggtatgagaattggaagtcctatcccagttatccttatcaattgtgatgagaattggattcttctctcactaagtcaacctctaactatgaaggtaagttaagtggatgaattaattttaattcctcaagtcctagtctttccttgggaaaggctagagttagtggaactcgatttaattcttgaagaattccaattttcagtcaacaatgagtttgataactcaagagtcaccaattaatcaaccagagccaaaaggtagaaaaatctaaattatttatatcataaataaaagaaacaaataatagatctgaaaatacctcaaattatattaaccaaagaaaatcataacatgaatggtcattaaacaaataaaagagaaaataaataaataagaacattgaatctgagatgaagaagaaatatttctaatttctaaaaatcctaatcctaatcctaagagagaggagagagcctctctctctaaaactacatctaaaattatgGAAAGTGAATTTTGAGTCTCTtcttcattcctccactttgcagcctttaatctatgctttctgggccgaaaactgggtcagaaacagcccagaaatcactgaTTTTGAAGTCTGGTatgtacaggtcgcggaaaagtgacgcggaggcgtcgtccacgcgtttgcgtggattgaGGTTCGCAaatgcgacgcgtccgcgtggaacGCGCGTTCGCATCGTCTACCTGTTCGGctactatggcaaattatatatcaaattgaagccccggacgttagctttctaacgcaactgaaaccgcatcatatggacctttgtagctcaagttatgaccgtttgagtgcgaagaggtcaggctggacagcttagcaattcttcaacttcttgtattccttccacttttgcatgcttcctttccatcctctaaacCATTCccgccctgtaatctctgaaatcacttaacacacatatcaaggcatctaatggtaataagagaggatttaaataaaagaaaataaaagccaaagaagcatgttttcaatcatatcacaAAATctggaaggagaatgtaaactcatgcaattagtatgaataagtgtatgaaagattgataaaatctactcaattgagcacaagataaatcataaaatagtggtttatcagtgtTCTAACGCGCGATTCCAATGCTTTTATGGCGAGAGTGAACACCATGACTAAGGCTATGCGTAAAACAGCAACTACTACAGTTCAAGCAATTAATGAGACTGGCAGTGGCTGGCATGCATGGCTGAAAttgattgaaattgaagaaacaTACGTGGCTAGCATTCTTTCCAATTCCTATTTGTTAAAACAACGCAATCCTGAAATATATTTCATTGGAAAATAAACTAATATAGCAGAATtccaatatttttttgtgaagaTGAACATTCATATAAAAAAGCATAAGTCACatacataataaaaatactCATTGATTTTAAGCATATTCTATAAgtcaaacttaaaaaataagaacaaaaaataaacataCAAAATGCAGATCAACCAACCAAAACAAAGTAGCTAATAATCACTCCTAACACAAAAATATCCACTAACTACTGACATGAAACAAAAAAACTTCAATGACCAATTATCATGTATTCTCATGCCTTGTTTCCAAGACTCCTTATCAATgcaaatgaaaaataataaaaaaatacaaaacaaaagGGGATATCAATAAGAAAATTGCAACAAAACTGAGGAGGCAAGACAGAGAAAAATTTTATTGTTagcaaagaaaaaatataagaaaattaatagggaaggagaagaaaaagaagtaccGGCGGCAGTTTAAAAGAGAAATTGGAGTGAGAGAAAGCGGCGTTGAAGAAGAAGCTCGGGAGTGaacaaatttgaaaataatgCATTGTACCACATCAACTACGGTGGTATCGACGGTAGAAACTGTGGCAGCAATGGCGGCAGAAACTGCGATGGCAACAGTGGTAGCAATGACAAAATAAAGAGAACAGATATGAAAACGTGTTGATAGAAGAGATGGCTCGATCCAGAAGCTCTCTATTGCAACGGACACGGCAGTGGTAACGGCGCCTGCGACGGAAACGGCGAAAAAAATGGCGGTAAAAAACTTAGGGTTTCATAGCCACTCTCTTAGCTAACTCAGCGCCTCTCATTTTGGGGaaaagagaaaatgagctttgttccaaaattttgaattttaattaattatgagtagagattttttaaattaccataaataaaatgtattgtggaggtttttaaaaattttcaccaaaatacTCCCTCAAATAAATATTAATCTTGTAATGATATAATATACCAAGAATTTTATccattgagttttttttttaatggaaTATAACtcctaataaaataattacatGACTACAAATTACACAATTTTTCTAATAACTATAACACCACTTCAACTCATTTGGAACTATTAGATTCCACAACATATGACTTCATATTTAATAATACCCAACTGAACTTTTTAGTATGGGATCATAAAAAAAGTCAAACTACATCTGATATAAGAAGTTAAGTGTTAGTTCTAATCAGCAAGGTAGAACAAATCAATATTCAGAAACATGATATTTTAGAATTGAACATAAAAAAACTCCTATAAACAAATGAGTGTAACTGCAAATTGGCATTATTTCATCTAGCTAGACTATTTTTACTGTAATAAAATAACACAAATCATGGTCACCTAAAAAAGGTTGGTGTTAAAAGGTTACATAAATTTTATAACACCAAAAAAACTATTACCTTAACGGAGTATTAAATCCCACTTTTCGACAATGTTCACAGAAATATTAACCCTTATTCTCCAAAATTTTTCTAGAACAACTTTTATATGAGGCATAATACTAATTGCAGGTTCTAACATCAATAGATACTATAGTGGCTAAAACCCAAGTGGAGCCTTCTTGCAAGAATATGAACTCTCATTTTGATAACATTAAAAGACAATGCAACAAATTTAGTGTTAATACAAAAAGGTGGGAAATGAGCTAACATAAGTCATGTTTAAAACTTCTTCAATTTTATTGATTGAAAAGGCATCTCCCAAAATTTCATGACTCACTAAATACTGAGGTTGGGTCTCTATATGATTAATTCGTTGCGAGGCAATGTCACCTTCTTTTAGTAGGCTAACTCGAagtaatacaaaaaaataaaaaatcattatCACTATTATACAGATATGCCTAAATAGATATACAAAGTACTCCCAAATTAACTTAATTTCAGTGTTTACATACCAATTCTTGAATTCAACAACATCAGAGAAGTCAGGGTTAAGGAAGACTCTTGATGCATAAAGACTATTCTGAACATTAATCTTATTGAGGCACTTATTTGAGTTTGAAGAGTTGAGCGACCAATACCAATGGCTCACCATCATCCTTATTCACAAATGGAGTTACCTTACTAATCATTTCACCAAATACAGTGCACTTCATCTTGTTTTTCCTATAGTATTGTAAAACATATAAGAATAACTACAACAGAAATTACCATTTAATAATACACCAATGAAGCCAGCAAAATGACATACTGAAGATCCTCCAAGTATAGTACCAAGAATTTACTTTCTTGACCTGATTTTATAACCATTGGTCTAGCATCTTCCTTTCTAACAATGTGATCAATGTGATCTATACCACAGTGGAGATAAAAACCAACAAAGACACAATAAATCAGctacaaataaaataacaaaaccAAATAAtcgaataaattattttatcaatgaTCTCATCAATATATTACGTAGGAAGATGTTTAGATTGGCAGCATCAATtgcttcaatttttgaaaaagagacgAATCAGAAAGTATTCAGTTGAAAGGTCTCACTCGAGAGAGCACTCACAGAAGTTTTCATGTAAAAACTCAACTTGGACTTGTATGCAGTTGTCCTCACACCTTTTGAAATTGGTTGAACAATGAAATTTCTCATtgattaaattctaaattcacGAACAACAGTCTTAAAAACCACCACATTTATCTTTAGAATGGAGCAATGTATACGATTACTTTTAACAGACAGAGATACAAATACACACAAATTAACATGCATAAACTTTACAAATTAATATCATCATATCTTAAAATAAATAGTAGAATACACCATTTCATCCTGGAGTACCAACTTTAAGCTACATACATCTGTGAAATTCCATAAGTTAGGAATCTCGTATACACGAATAATTCCAACAACAAATTCCAAGCCAATTTTGTTGTATTAATATCTGCAACACGATCAACCtttttattaaaagtatttGTTGAAGTCATACGGAAGACAGAAAGTATTTAAAGTTCTGGGGATGGTGGGATGAAAGATTCAATAGACAAAATagttatagtaaaataaaactGTATATAAAAACCACATCATAAAAAAAGTTCTTCACCTGGTTCTAAATTTTATGAAATAACGCTAAAATTAGGCCATCGTTTAAACCAACAGGCTAAATTTTTCAATCGAacaaaacatattaaaaatctGAGATTAAGTCCACTCAACCAATTAGAGTAAAGTATCAATCTGTTAATTCCATCGTTTTGAAATTACTAATGCTCTAACATGTGCTAAACACAATGAATAAAAGGGATATCTTagaatttatagaaaaaattgCTTCTTCTTTTCGTCTTTTCCATCGAACACAATGAGTTCTCTTTTGCTTATGGGGAGCAAAACACAAAATTGAAATAACTTTCTTTCCACGCGTCGAGCTTATGGAGGCGGAATTGGGGACACACGTTAGGATAGAGGGTAGATGTTTTGCGgctctttttttatatattaaatagataATAATAGATTTCTGTATAGGATAATTCTGATCTTTTGttgacaattaattaattaatagttTTTTTACCCTGTTCATATtgttatttaatataatttgcaTGGCCATGATTAGAATTCTAGAATAATGCATAGTTGGGTACGAGAAACATCTGAAATCTTCATGCATGCATATTCTTGTTTTTCATAGTAAGGCATGAAAAATTCCTAGCATAGAGATTTTTTCTTGGGAGAGTATTTGGACGTGGCACTGTCCCAAGATACTTCATGAATTCATGTGGCTTTCTTTTGATCGTACCATGGATCTTATGATCACTGGTTCGGTTTCATTTACATATGTAACAATAGACTGAAAGAGACAACTACTAGTTTCAGAGAATTAATAAATGATAATTACAATTTGTTCGTTCTAAAACTATCAATCTTAGATTTGTGCTAATGTCAATTGTGTATGCTTCGCAATTGCTGCTAAAACTTGTGACACATAGGGTTTGGAAGCAATAAGATTTGCATTCCTTTATCCAGAAATTTCAAAGCATCCACATGGCTGCTTATGATGCTTTTTATGCGGAAGCCCTTCTTCTGTATCAGATTCCTTTGCCTATAGAAGTACTCATTCTCCTTGGCAGAAACTTCATCTTTTTTTCTGCAAAAAATGTAGTGTGTTTGATGTTAGTTGAAAGAGTAAGACATGAGTAAATTTTGTAACAGGGAAGATATTTTTCTTTAGTACTTGTCTATGATGTGTAAAAGGAACATGATTACTATACCTCATTAACAAGGCAGACCAACCTCTAAACCCTGCTGAGACAAGATGATTACTGGTGTTATTTCGTTGTGTTTCAGACTCTCTTGATAACAAAATTATGGACCATCCAGCAGTTTGAAGATTAAGGTATAATCTTAGCAAAAGCCTGAGCTTTAAATTCTTAGCCTCTTTGATACAGTTGCTAATGTTGTCATTTTGAAACCTATATCAAGAGTGAAAACACCAAAATTTGAGTACCTAGTATATATAAGTAATAACTAATATCGGTTGTTGTAACAAGCCACCAACACCAGATTGCTGTAGGTCAAGGCTAGCAATCCGGCCGCAATTGGAgggggaaaaaaaagaaaacaatttCCAGTGGCAGAAGATCACCTATGAAACAAATTGGAGGAATGAGGATTCATAGCAAAAATGTTATCAATGTCCATCAAGACTGAATCCAAACCATGATCTGAAGACTTAACACTGTTGAAGTAATCATCAATCATAGAACTAGCTAACTCCATGTCTCTTCCATATTGTCCTTCTTTGACATAATTTATAGCCAGGTCTCTGCATATGTTAGGAAGATAATTGCCTTCCAAGTTATTAAGCTCAGCATGCAGAAAATGCATCTTGCAATAAATGTAATAATCATTCACATTCTGAAGCCTAATAACTCCACTGCTTTTACTTTGACAAGATTGCAACATAATTGTCAATGAAACCACCAAAGTTATTAACAGAACTCCAACGGTCACAAGCGAAGCGACGAAGATTATGGCGGTACAGGATGTCATGTAAAATCTTGATTCTAGCTCATAATGGCTTCCAGATTCTGTAAcaagcaagaaagaaagaaaaagttgaAATTCCTAGAAAGCCTATCATATAACAACTAAGAATCTAAGATATACACGTTATTTAAAAGCTTAATTAACCAGCAAAAGAAGAACAAGATAAAAGTTTTAGTAGCTTACAATTGATGACCaccataattaaaaaataaaaaataaaaaaggtacTAATTAAGTAACAAATGAAAATTACTGAAGTTGAATTGTAATTCAAAGTACTACAAACATTAAGATATCTATGAGAACTATCTGAGATGAAGAAAGATGGTTAATTACCTACCCGAACTATCTGAGAGATTCCTTGTAGAATATTGCTGCTCCATTTGATGGCCATTAGTAGACATAACTTGAAAACTTTAGAAGCTAACCTCTAACCTACAATTTAACAGAAGATTTGATCACAATTCATGCAATGAGATAAGTAGTATTCAGAATGGAAAGCAAAACATATATTTGAAGGAAAAGTGAGGTTAAGAAAGAAGAGCACCATTTATAAATTGCATTGTACTAGAATGTACGGGGAAGATATTGTTGCAGGAGTCACACCAACCCATCAGAGGAAGCTTCCTATGATGTTTATGTGTTTTTCCTTTGTTTTGTAATTTTCCTGCTTGATTTTCGTGTGTGAACGGtgagaaataatttttttttagttctagtccaattatttattcattttgtTAAAGTAGTTTTTCTCATAAAAGCTgtgttataattttaaaattcagtTTTGTTAAgccgaaaataatttttgtgaataatgagttttaaaattaaaaagtaaaaaaaaaaattattttaaattatctcttaaatttaaatattaagatAATTATTTGCATATTTAGAAAACTGTACATGagtaaatagaataaaaaaataattattaaataattaaaaattaatataattatttacgTACCTATTGAATTGAATATTTGATATATCTATTGTTTACAATATTTAGAATTCAGTCTccagatattttttattttcaaaagtaaaaaaaaagtttgGTTTAGTACCTTACTCCCTAAAATCTTTCGATGAGTCGGTTTCAAAACGCCAAGCTATTAATGGAAAGGACTTAAAATCAGATTTTTATCAAGTACTGAAGAACGACATAAAACAAACATACTACTTTAGTGtatgaaaaaaaatcaaaataaaataacgGAGATACTTAAACAAAATATCAAATGACCAAAATATAACAGTGTATTTgatttgtattttttgtttttatttttaatattttttatttttaaaattttataataaaaaaaagataaaaat
This sequence is a window from Arachis stenosperma cultivar V10309 chromosome 10, arast.V10309.gnm1.PFL2, whole genome shotgun sequence. Protein-coding genes within it:
- the LOC130954938 gene encoding uncharacterized protein At2g39920-like, producing the protein MSTNGHQMEQQYSTRNLSDSSESGSHYELESRFYMTSCTAIIFVASLVTVGVLLITLVVSLTIMLQSCQSKSSGVIRLQNVNDYYIYCKMHFLHAELNNLEGNYLPNICRDLAINYVKEGQYGRDMELASSMIDDYFNSVKSSDHGLDSVLMDIDNIFAMNPHSSNLFHRFQNDNISNCIKEAKNLKLRLLLRLYLNLQTAGWSIILLSRESETQRNNTSNHLVSAGFRGWSALLMRKKDEVSAKENEYFYRQRNLIQKKGFRIKSIISSHVDALKFLDKGMQILLLPNPMCHKF